In Lolium rigidum isolate FL_2022 chromosome 7, APGP_CSIRO_Lrig_0.1, whole genome shotgun sequence, the DNA window GTAATAAATTTAACTGCAAGTATTCCTCATATTCTATGAAATTCGGTCAGTTGCATCCTGTAATAAGCTTTAAGGTTACGATCAACCCGTTCAGGCAAGAACGTGCCATATCTGAGCGACACGCGGTGGAGCTTATATAAGCTTTAGCACAAACTCCAAAGTCCAAACACGTCACTCTTTCTGCAATGCAGTTTGTAGCACTCGACACATGTTTTGAAATAGAGATAGGCTATTCCCATCAGGATATGGAGATCAAACACATCTACCTAATTTTGGCCAGTTCAGCTGCAAGAAGTTTGTAACAATGGTCACACAGACAGCACCGTATCAAATCACAACACCACACTGACCTAACTCAAACAGTATGCAAGCAATAGCTCTGCCGCTAGGCACAACTCTAAAAGAACTCAAAGTCAAGGTACTTCCCTCCGGACTTCGTGTCCGTGCCAACCGCCCTCTTGTTGTTGCTGGCGATGGCTTCTGACACCCCGTACTTCATGGGCAGCTCTGCCTCGACAGGCCTGGGAACCTCAGGAGGCGTGCTGCAACGGATGAGAGCCCAGTTCACGCCCTCGAAGAATGGATGCTGTTTTATCTCCGTCGCACCCCTCTTCACACCGAGGCGCTGCTGCGGTTCCTTAGCCAGGAGCCCCCTGATGAGGTCCCTGCTAGCGTAGCTTGTGGACGGTGATTCAGGAAACTTTAGCTGCTGGCCAACCACGTTGAACAGTGTGGCACGGTTGCCTGATCCCTTGAATGGTGTCTTGCCGTACAGAAGCTCGTGCAGGAAGATACCGAAGGTCCACCAGTCAACGGCACTTCCATGGCCTTCGCCCTTGATGATTTCTGGGGCCAAGTACTCATGAGTCCCGACAAATGACATTGATCGAGCCGATGTTGGCTCTGCAAGGAGCTCGGGCAGGTTAATGCCACTCTGTCCCAACTCAGACCTTGTCTTTCTAATCTTTTTCTTGCTCTTCTGACCAAACAATTTGGGCATGAAACAAACTGGCTGAATACAGGCTGAGGTAGGTTCCATGCAAGTAGGTTGTACACAGAATGAACCACCCGCTCTTCTGGGATCAGAATCAAAAGCTGATGTTCTGATTAGTGTAGGTGAGACTGCACATCTCAGGGAGAGATCAAAATCTGAAAGCATTATGTGGCCATCATCACGCACCAGAACATTTTCTGGCTTCAGGTCCCTGTACACGACTCCCAGCATGTGTAGATACTCTATAGCTAGAAGAACTTCCGCAGCATAAAACCTGCTCAGAATCAGATATCACAATGTCAGTGATGTCAGTTGCAACTAAGTCTAGGAGAAGCTACTGACTTACAATAATCTGGCACTGAAGGGTAAAATGCTAAAGCAGAAGCTAATTGCAGTACTGTTAAACATGCTGACTATATTTCAGCGTGTGAAATGCATGCATCATTTATGGGCACACCAGCTGAATAAATTTGGAAAAATATTTCATTAACATTTCTCTGCACATGATCTCATAACAGCCATAGGACCTTATTCAGAAATGTTGCCAAGTATCAGCAACATTATGAGTTTCTTTTTAAACTTCATTGTTGTACAGAATATTTTTTTCCAAGAGGAAACCATTTTCAACCCGGGGTCCTCGCAAAGTTAGTCAATTATGCTTCAGGCTCAACTGCTTCTCTAAATACTAAAAGCAGAATAGTAGTAACACTAAGCTACAATAAATTCATAGCAAATGGAGTTGTGAACTCGACTAACAACATCCTGAATGTAAACACATATGAAATTACAAATTATGCAGAGAACTGTCTCGTGATTTACCTTGCTGCATATTCGGAGAAGTGTTTTCCTGGCTGTTTCTGTCGCAGAGTGTGCAAGTCACCACCCGGACAAAATTCCATGACCAAGCACGAGAACCTGTCGGTCTCAAAATGCGTATACAGGGTTGGCAGGAACGGATGATCCAGAAGCTGTAGAATCTCCCTCTCAGTTTGAGCCCGATTCAACTTCTTCCTACTGGCCAAGGATGCCTTGTCCATCACTTTCATAGCAAAGTAGCACCTGGTACCACTTAACTCCGAGAGGTACACACTGCCAATGTCGCCGCAGCCCAGACGCTTGAGCAGTCTAAAGTGGCTCATGCCAAGCGCGCCATCTCGAACCCGTACAGCGTGAACCGCCTTCCCTCTAGGATCATTCCCCTTATGGGGCTTGCTGGTACTCCCAGTGATATGGCTCCAGCTGCTATCATCGCTGACGCCGCTGCTGTCACTTGCCCTGCTCATGCTAGTCTTCGCGCTCTCCAAAGAGTCGCCTCGAATGCTGCCCTTCACGCTTCCAGAGTTCCTCTCCACAGCAAGCACGGTTCTGCTAGGCATGGCTTCGGTTTTGTACGTGTTGCTGCAGCCGCTGGCGATGCTCATGGCGGTGACCACCCCCATGCTGTCGATGCTGCTGTGAGGGCTGGCATTGCCGCTGGGAGGGAGCGAGGCATCCCAGACACAGTCCTTCTCCTCCGAGTCCGGCGGCAGGGACACGGTTTCGGCAGCCTGCGACGAGCGCGCGGTGGCCAGCGACACCACCGCAGCAGCACCGGACAGCTTCATCTCCTCAGCCAAGCCTTCCGCGCCGCCGGCACAGACCACCGCGCTCTCCTTCATGCCCGTGACACGCAGCGAAAGGTCATCCAGGAACGGCCCTTTCGCCGACAGCCCTCGCACCGGCGGCTCGGGCTTCTCCTCGTCGATCGCGACGTAGACCGTCTTCATGAGGTCCATGTCGATCGGCTCCAGGGGGTGGCTGGCCCCGGAGAAGGAGGTCCGGCCGCCCTCGTCGGAGGAGTCCACGCTGCGGAAGCTCTCCTCGCCGTCGTCCGGCAGGTCCTTCtggtcctgctcctgctcctgctcctgggaGGTCTTCCCTTTCCACGACGCCTTTATGGGtatcggcagcagcggcggcggctccttCCGAGCAGCGAACGCCAGAGGGTCCTTGGGCTCCGCGATCTTATCCACTACCTCCATTGAATGACTGAGACCTTCGCATACCAAAATACAGAACCAGCAACGAGGACTCGACCGCTTCAACAGCAAGACGAGGGCAAATCCCAAGCAGGTTGGCGAGTTTCAGCACGGACAGACAGCACTTGGCCTGCAACAAAACACACAGGAGGAGAAATTAGGGAGACGAAGAGAACACTATTTTCCTCTCGAGCACAACCGGGTTCCGGGAATCCAACCTTGCTCCTGGGACAAACTACCCGTGCGCGGCCGGCGAAAGCAGCTCCCCCGTGAGTAGCGGAGCAGGAACAGCTCCTCCGCCCTGCAGAAAAGGGCGTTGCTCAAGTTCAATCCACCAGATTAGGCATTACTTCCGTGCGAAAACAACGAGCCACAAAATCCCCCGCCCGATTTCCTCGAATCACGACAttccaaacaaaaaaaatccgAAGCAAAATCCCGGTGACGGCGTCCCAAATCCACCCCCCGCGTCCCTGTTCGCTACCTCAGAATGCGCCCGCCCGCATTCGGATCTTCCCCCGCACGCAGACTCCCCGAACAGCAAAAAAGGAAGAGCAGAAGCCGGCGCTTGCCTTGCCCAGGCAAACCACCAAACCGAGAGCCAAACCAGGAAACTAACCCAAAAAAAATCACCTCGAACGGGGGAAGGTGGAGATCCCCAGAGATGCCCTCCTTGGGGACGCCGCTCCGTGTCCTCCGCGGCTCGGCTCCTCCCCGCTCTTCTCCCCAcaagcctcgccgtcgccgccaccgcccaccAGCGCTTGCAGCAGTGTGCCGAGTAACTGCGCAGTCCCTCTCCCTCCGCCTGTGACGAAAACGGAGGAGCAAAAGCGAAAGGCGATGGCGAGTGTGGGGGCCTAATTTGTTCCCTCTGGTttttaacaaaaacaaaaaaaggcaGCGAAAAGGTCGCGCGTGGGCTGCCGCTAAGCACCGTTTTCCCCGCTGCTAATCAGTCTCCAGCTTTATCCGCTTTCCCTAATCACCCAACGAAACGGCCAAATATTTCGCGACCAAGGACAAAAGTGGAAAAGATGAGTACTACGTAGCGAAATATTTCCGTATATTGAGAGTAAATGCATTTGATGTACTGCAGGAGTACTACTGTATCTTTTTTTATTTATAAAGGCCGGATTAATTGCTGTGTTGATTCGAGTCGGAGGTTTGGGACGCGCCTGGGACCCGCTCGTGGGACCACGCTGTAGCTTCATCAGACTACAGCGGGACCACATGTCACCATCGCTTGCGGAGAGTGGTGTGGACCCGAACGAAGACGCATACGTGACTCCTTCAATGATGCCGTTCGTGACGCCTTCACTTCATTTGTTCACACCCCCCATCAACACGCTTGCCCACGCTCGAAAATAACACGGTTGCCCGTGTCGAAGTAGTTGGATAGCCAAGACAACAACTTTTATGTTCCTTGATCTGCTTTGATTAGTGGAGTAATACAGTTTcctacgacgaggaggaggaggaggaggaggtggtgaaggacgacgaagaggacggcgaggaagagaacgaggagggtgccggtgaggataatctcgtggaggtagacgcggacatcgtgaggaagaaaaagaaaaaaaaaataggggcgtcgggcacacgaggcccaagTGGACGCCTCTAGAGGATCAATgtttgtgcgagtcgtgggcgacggtgagccatgactccaccatcggcgccaaccaaaagtacgGGAAATATTGGGCgagaatcaaggccgagttcgatgagcgcaaattGATCAACAACGATTACAACAAAGTGACAACGAAGAGGGGCCAAAAGGCAatttcgacgcgatgggccatcatccaggcgtcggtgaacatgttTCATGGGTTCCATCACGAGATCGAGACCAGAGGCGAGAGCGGCGTCGACATCAGCCAAATGGTACAACTATTTCTTAGATAATCTGCGGCGCCTACAttttgttcgatgaaatgatgaCGTTTCCCttggttagtttgacaaggcCATCGATATGTACCGGAGGAACTCGGAAGGGCATAAGTCTTTCATGATgaagcattgctatagcaagctcaaactgaacgagaaatggcggttgacgcgcctgtcgttgTCGAAGGCGAAAGACGCCATTTGATCTGGATCCGCCGTTGGCAACATCGGCAGGGCGTCCTATCGGCAACaaagctgccaaggccgccttggctgacgttgcgtcgtccgagaagacgcagacgtcgatcacgaaatgcctcgtcgaggtctcctcgaccttgctctcccgcgacaaaaagaccgACGAAAAGTGGGCGGCGCTGcttaagaggcaagaggagaagatgaagctcaagaaacgcagggactacATGTCCCTGCTAcgacagaaggaatgtctccccgaacgcgggcggcgcacaacttcttcaaaggccagatcctcgacgacatcgaaaccaaaatggcggcggccgaggcggcaTCCGAGGCGGCGACCCAGGCAGCGACAACGACATCAaccccaaccccggagcaagagccggcagacgcgtctacgacagcatctgctactacacctgcgtcggcctctacctcggcgtcggcgacggagcagacggagcatacacaccgggcagatcacgacgagttcatcgtgatcgacgggtctacatcgactcaggatgcgcgtcgtcgcccaaccccttcttctaatttatcaTGCACCAccagtctgtaatatgatcgcgcccccagtactttgatcgctactactctgatcgcgacgactacgacgggaacgatctcttttgaatgcaaactatttgaatttttgattggggacggtgtttgggggacgcggcctgAGAGCGAcgccccccaaacgcggcacgaacaaaacacgtcccccaaacgctcgatccggcgccgtttaggggacggtttgggggacgcaactggagatgctctcagcgaTTCTTTCCCTCTCTAAAATCCATACATGATCTACAACTTGGAATTTCGCACCCAAAAATCCTTAAAAAAAACCCGCAGAACCAATACCATTTCACACATTCTAATGGCCAACCTAACCCAAGCTCACAAGCCAATGGAACCAGTTAGCCTAACAAAACAAGAGGAGCAGGTCACATCCCAAAATCAACGTGTCtccttcgggtatccgtcgtagcAAGTGCGCACAGCAACACCACCTCTCGTGGTCAGGTAATGGCGTTAGTGAGAGCTATAATTAGCTAACTTACGTACGTACTAACCAAGATGATCTAGCACGCATAGGTGGAATTGGATACGATAAGGTGCTTGATTGCCCGTGCCGCACAACGCGGCGGTTGTTGCCGGGACAAGCAGACAATTCGTCAAGTCCACCTACAAAAGGATGTCCTCTCTTGCTAACCTTTATCGTCCCTGATGGCCATATGCCATCGACCTAGCACAGGTCTTGCTTTCTAGGCTAGCTATAGCTGGTGTAGTTTTGTGTATTGACCGGAACACAATTGGTTTCCTCAAGACTAACTTTTGGATCCACCACCTTGTGTCGCTGTACGGTTTTAGATAGTCGCATAGCTCGTGAATGCTTTGCGACGGGTCTCATAATTGCTTAGGATAGTGAATTTGTATCTGATTAATATTTTGAAATAACGAGATACCTGATCATTTTTGGTACTACTACAGGCTCAGCAATTGAGCAAAATGAAATTAGTGCCGTGAACCATGGACTCCTGCCAGATACAGCCCCTGAACTGTAGATTCAGCTGCAACAAAAACTTGCCATCATATAATGAAGTGTAAATAAAAGATATCAAAAACCCAAATACTAAAAAGTACTCGGATGCCAATTCGTTTGTGCGAGCACTCGTTTGCTGACCGTCCGTTTGGAGTCCATCCGCGCGTACCGTTCCGACATCCTCACACCTGGGTCCAGCCTGGCCTTATCTTTCTTTTTCACTCGCTCTACTTCAGCCGCACGCCCTGAGCACCCTCTGCCCAGCCGCTGCTGGCCAAGCTCAGCCTCAGGCCAGCACCACCCGATGTGCGCTGCCGCCTCCTGCCTGGCCGCTGCTGGAAAATCTCAGGCCAGCGCCGCCTCGCGTGCCTGCACCCGCTCCCAgcgccccgcctctcgcctcccTGCCACCTCGCTCCACCCCGCGCGTTGACGCCACTGCCGGCTCCGCCGCCAAGCGCCGCGGTAGATCTCCATGGACGCGGTGGAGCACCATAAACGCGGGTGGATGCCGTGGTCAAACGTCATGGTCGAGATGGATCCGTGGTGGAGCACCATGCCACCATGAATTTGTTTCTTCACCTCAGCGTTTTGTCGAACGTGATGTAGCAGTACCTAACATCTAGTCAGCAGAGCTAAATTAGCATTTGGAGTAGTATTATCTAAAGGTATgattgttgcacccccatggggctctcacagcgatTTCAGCTTCTCCACCGTCGGATCACCCCATCTTTGCCCCACTTTGCATCTCATCCGTTTATTCTGAGTGTTCCAATTGGCCCTCccactagctaaccccatgcaacaGCCATGTGTTACCCGTCTCTGGCTGCTCGTGCGCCCCACCATCCGTCGGCCCCGCTCGTCGCGCTGTCGCGGGTAGAATTTGGTTTGGTCGGCATGGCATCCGTCCGTGGAAAAGATCTCCACCCACGCAGGGGTAGATTGGGGCTTTCCTCGCGTGAGGTATATAAGGTGCTCCGACCCaatgaaaaccctagccgccagccccatctctcccccaatccccgcATCTCTCCCTCCCCAATCCCCACGCTGTCTCTCCCGTCTCCGGCCTCCTCCGTGCTCACCGCCCTTCTCCTCCCACAACCATCTCTTGgcgagccgccgccgctccgTCTCCCGGGCCGAGCTCGCCGAGCCCGCGCCTTCTCCTCGTCGAGCTCGCAGAGCGGCCCCATGCCTTATCCTCTCGCCATGCCCTAGACCATCCTTCCCCACAGCAAAAAAAAAGGTTCTTGTTCTAGGtcccggggaagaagaagaggtgcaAGAAGAGGAgtaagagaaggaagaagagatGATCCCCACCTTTCCTATCCGATTCCTCTTGATCCGGATCCAAAGGTGAGATGATCCTCTTAGGTTCCGTAAATGGTGGTTCATAGATTCTTATGGAAGGGGGATTAGCAAGATCAAGTGGAAACTAGTGGAAACATGTTTATATATTCCCGTTTCCGGACATACAGTTTCGTAGATCGTCGTTTCGAGTATCCAGTTGGCCAAATCAGAGAAATCTTAGTTGGAGTTTTTTGTAGGCATCGTTCTTGTGATCGTTTTGAGTGGTCATTCACTCAATTTGGTTTAGCGGTTTAGCTGCAGCGATAAAAACAAGTTACCTGTCTCATTTTGCAAAAGCAGTGTTTTGAGAGCTTTGTTCATAGTTTTTCATGCTATTCCATGGTAGATTTAATTGTGTTTCACCACGCTATAGCTACCTTGTATATTTTAGTTTATATTATAGATCAACTATATTTACTTCATTCCCATGAGTAGGTGCCTCGACCCCATCTCCGCAATCAACCGTGAGCTAGAAGGGGTCTACAAGTGAGTGTGGATCTGCAAGTTACTTTCTCATGCAAGGTTTGTTGGTTTGGCCCTTGCTTGATTGGGAAGCTCCTAATTTTTTTTAGCAAGTTTTGTTTCGGTGATGTTTATGTCAGCGGGAACACCGAATTATTCATCCGTATTGAAACTTATGCTTTTCCATTTCGTAGATAAAATGAGACTCGAGTCGAAGGAAGAGTTCATGTTAGTCCCTAGATCTATGgcatgttcatcctctctctgaACCCCTTGGGAGGCTCGGGGTGATTCCTCACCTCCATGCTATTGTTGTTAAAAATTCCCAAACCCTAGGTACTGCAGGTTCCTCCCTCTCTCTTTTTTATTTACGCCCACAAGTTGTTCCTCATGAAAAGATAATTGAGTTGCTGTCTAGAAGAAGATTAGTCTATGTAGTATTCATCCTACTCATATGCCTATTTTCTGCAATTTACCTAATATATTCATCCTACTCATAATTTTGTTGGCTCCATTTTGTCCTTGCATGCGGGTCAATTGACATTTCCTCCGCGCCACATCAATAACACACCCACTGCGAGTACAAGTCATGGTTGGATTATCATATTTTACACATAAAATTAGCATGTCAAAGTTGTCCCTAAACCACAATTTGGCATCAGGCCATAAGCTGCACGTTTTGTGTTATTTTAATATGATTTTTATTTACTATGACTTTTAACCTCATGTCAGTAATTATCTCATAATTTTGTTGCATCCATTCTATCCTTGCATGTCAATTAGCATTTCCTCTTCACCACATCAATGAGCCAGCCAATGTGAGCATGTTCCTTCTTTGTTTCTTTGAACTATCTCTAGAAATTTAGTCACAGGGTTGTCATTGGAAAATGTTACTCTCTAATCCTCTCCATGTCCATTGTAAGAATTAAGCCATTTTATATgaaggctatttcctttttcctcATTTTGGTGTGGCTACAAATCTTGGATCCATACAGCGTGTATATTGACATGTTGTTGCCTCAATCTTAACATTGTTTTTTTGGTAAATTCAGTTGTCTAGATGAATTGAAAGGAGGGAGGTGGAGTGGCATCAGTGACCACATTTTACCCTCCTATTGATATAAGAGTATAAGAGGAAGTCAAATATCATCCCTGGTTTCCTTATGCTAATTGCAGAGCCTGTTAAGATTCACACCTTGAAAATGCTTACATGGTTTCATCCCAAAACTGTTCTCTACATGAGTCATGTGTTTAGTTTTTTAGGTGGATCTCGTTTGTACTTTAACAAGGTAAATAAACTTACTCGCATGTTTACTTGGTGAAGATAGTGGACGAGGGAGAAGAGGCTAACATGGAATTAGACGATGGATCTTCCAAGATTCCTCAGGGGTAAGACCACCAAATTTCTCTATATTTTAAGTCGGCTATTGTCGGTCAGCATTACATGTT includes these proteins:
- the LOC124674516 gene encoding serine/threonine-protein kinase D6PK-like translates to MEVVDKIAEPKDPLAFAARKEPPPLLPIPIKASWKGKTSQEQEQEQDQKDLPDDGEESFRSVDSSDEGGRTSFSGASHPLEPIDMDLMKTVYVAIDEEKPEPPVRGLSAKGPFLDDLSLRVTGMKESAVVCAGGAEGLAEEMKLSGAAAVVSLATARSSQAAETVSLPPDSEEKDCVWDASLPPSGNASPHSSIDSMGVVTAMSIASGCSNTYKTEAMPSRTVLAVERNSGSVKGSIRGDSLESAKTSMSRASDSSGVSDDSSWSHITGSTSKPHKGNDPRGKAVHAVRVRDGALGMSHFRLLKRLGCGDIGSVYLSELSGTRCYFAMKVMDKASLASRKKLNRAQTEREILQLLDHPFLPTLYTHFETDRFSCLVMEFCPGGDLHTLRQKQPGKHFSEYAARFYAAEVLLAIEYLHMLGVVYRDLKPENVLVRDDGHIMLSDFDLSLRCAVSPTLIRTSAFDSDPRRAGGSFCVQPTCMEPTSACIQPVCFMPKLFGQKSKKKIRKTRSELGQSGINLPELLAEPTSARSMSFVGTHEYLAPEIIKGEGHGSAVDWWTFGIFLHELLYGKTPFKGSGNRATLFNVVGQQLKFPESPSTSYASRDLIRGLLAKEPQQRLGVKRGATEIKQHPFFEGVNWALIRCSTPPEVPRPVEAELPMKYGVSEAIASNNKRAVGTDTKSGGKYLDFEFF